A section of the Harmonia axyridis chromosome 2, icHarAxyr1.1, whole genome shotgun sequence genome encodes:
- the LOC123673355 gene encoding uncharacterized protein LOC123673355, with protein MAVDERLYTRGRSGTGLLLHELIDLIENDEDISATNIAICPPDELPGADTDKDSDLSDEEVVGDFDHLPARILRSQVEMQNPEIDDDHGNPVVQDENHSEEPRPTTSSQTRVRSTKRKRPTERTWKPKMNGLSSSIPELECEYRPVAEDLLKETVKSPIEAFRAY; from the exons ATGGCCGTCGATGAGAGATT GTATACTCGTGGAAGATCAGGCACtggattacttcttcatgaatTAATTGACCTTATCGAGAACGATGAGGACATATCAGCCACCAATATAGCCATATGTCCACCTGATGAACTTCCTGGTGCAGATACAGATAAGGACTCTGATTTATCGGATGAAGAGGTAGTTGGAGATTTTGACCACCTTCCTGCCCGTATATTACGCTCTCAGGTGGAAATGCAGAATCCAGAAATCGATGATGATCACGGCAATCCAGTCGTCCAAGATGAGAACCATTCAGAAGAACCTAGACCGACGACTTCTTCGCAGACAAGAGTAAGAAGCACCAAACGTAAGCGTCCCACAGAACGTACTTGGAAGCCGAAAATGAATGGGTTATCTTCAAGTATTCCTGAACTTGAATGCGAATACCGACCGGTAGCAGAAGATCTTCTGAAAGAAACGGTAAAAAGCCCTATTGAGGCTTTTAGGGCTTACTAG